A single genomic interval of Halorubrum aethiopicum harbors:
- the hmgA gene encoding hydroxymethylglutaryl-CoA reductase (NADPH), with protein MTDPTAEDLLERVRDGDVRLHELDDHVDAGTAATVRRRLVADESGADLDAVGEYAFDAAAADPNIDNMIGGLEVPLGVAGPVPVDGGAFDGDRYLPMATTEGALVASVNRGCSVIDAAGGATARVTKSSMTRAPVFRVADVAEAEALVEWVRDNEPALREAAESTTSHGELRGVTPYVVGNNVYLRFRFDTKDAMGMNMVTIATGEACDVVEAETDAELVALSGNLCSDKKPAAVNAVEGRGRSVTADVEVPREVVEDRLHTTPAAIAEINTRKNHVGSAKAGSLGFNAHVANAVAAMFLATGQDAAQVVEGSNAITTAEATADGDLYVSVSIASLEVGTVGGGTKLPTQAAGLEVLGVRGGGDPAGSNADALAEAIAVGALAGELSLLAALGSRHLASAHADLGR; from the coding sequence ATGACCGATCCCACAGCCGAGGACCTCCTCGAGCGCGTCCGCGACGGCGACGTGCGGCTCCACGAACTGGACGACCACGTCGACGCCGGGACGGCCGCGACCGTTCGCCGCCGGCTGGTCGCCGACGAGTCCGGCGCGGACCTCGACGCGGTCGGCGAGTACGCCTTCGACGCGGCCGCCGCCGACCCCAACATCGACAACATGATCGGCGGGCTCGAAGTCCCGCTCGGCGTCGCGGGGCCGGTGCCCGTCGACGGCGGCGCGTTCGACGGCGACCGCTACCTCCCGATGGCGACCACCGAGGGGGCCCTGGTCGCCTCGGTCAACCGCGGCTGCTCCGTCATCGACGCGGCGGGCGGCGCGACCGCCCGCGTCACGAAGAGCTCGATGACCCGCGCGCCCGTCTTCCGCGTGGCCGACGTGGCCGAGGCGGAGGCGCTCGTCGAGTGGGTCCGCGACAACGAGCCGGCCCTGCGGGAGGCCGCCGAGTCGACGACGAGCCACGGCGAACTCCGCGGCGTCACCCCGTACGTCGTCGGCAACAACGTCTACCTCCGGTTCCGCTTCGACACGAAGGACGCGATGGGGATGAACATGGTCACCATCGCGACTGGCGAGGCCTGCGACGTCGTCGAGGCGGAGACCGACGCCGAGCTGGTCGCGCTCTCGGGGAACCTCTGTTCGGACAAGAAACCCGCCGCGGTCAACGCGGTCGAGGGGCGCGGTCGGTCGGTGACCGCCGACGTCGAGGTCCCCCGCGAGGTCGTCGAGGACCGGCTCCACACGACGCCGGCGGCGATAGCCGAGATCAACACGCGCAAGAACCACGTCGGCTCCGCGAAGGCGGGCTCGCTCGGCTTCAACGCCCACGTCGCCAACGCGGTCGCGGCGATGTTCCTCGCGACCGGCCAGGACGCGGCGCAGGTCGTCGAGGGGTCGAACGCGATCACGACCGCGGAGGCGACCGCCGACGGCGACCTCTACGTCTCCGTGTCGATCGCGAGCCTCGAGGTCGGCACGGTCGGCGGCGGGACGAAGCTCCCGACGCAGGCGGCCGGTCTCGAGGTCCTGGGAGTTCGCGGCGGCGGCGACCCCGCCGGCAGCAACGCCGACGCGCTCGCGGAGGCGATCGCGGTGGGCGCGCTGGCGGGCGAGCTCTCGCTTCTCGCCGCGCTGGGCTCGCGACACCTCGCGTCGGCGCACGCGGATCTGGGCCGATAG
- a CDS encoding inositol monophosphatase family protein: protein MTDVDERAALAERAARAGARVASDAFRTDIDVEAKGEDDVVTEADRAAQRAVIETIRESFPDDAVVGEEEDARKRVPDEGPAWVIDPIDGTHNFVRGIRVWGTAVAAVVDGEPVAAATVCPALEDVYTADADGAYRNGERLSVSDATDPRRGTVDPTLWWGHDARAEYANACEAIVTRFGDMRRLGAAQVVLPTVAAGGLEGTISNLRANPWDSVAGVFMIRQAGGRVTDLEGNRWRHDSVGLVASNGGLHEDVLAAARAIEGED, encoded by the coding sequence ATGACCGACGTAGACGAGCGCGCGGCCCTCGCCGAGCGGGCCGCGCGAGCGGGTGCCCGCGTCGCGAGCGACGCCTTCCGGACCGACATCGACGTGGAGGCGAAAGGCGAGGACGACGTGGTGACCGAGGCCGACCGGGCCGCCCAGCGCGCCGTCATCGAGACGATCCGCGAGTCGTTCCCGGACGACGCCGTCGTCGGCGAGGAGGAGGACGCCCGCAAGCGCGTGCCCGACGAGGGGCCGGCGTGGGTGATCGACCCGATCGACGGCACGCACAACTTCGTCCGCGGGATCCGCGTGTGGGGGACCGCGGTGGCGGCCGTCGTCGACGGCGAGCCGGTCGCGGCCGCGACGGTCTGTCCCGCGCTCGAGGACGTCTACACCGCCGACGCCGACGGCGCGTACCGCAACGGCGAGCGGCTCTCCGTCAGCGACGCGACCGATCCCCGACGGGGAACCGTCGACCCGACGCTGTGGTGGGGTCACGACGCCAGAGCGGAGTACGCCAACGCCTGCGAGGCGATCGTGACCCGATTCGGCGACATGCGCCGGCTCGGCGCGGCACAGGTCGTGCTCCCGACGGTCGCCGCCGGCGGGCTGGAGGGAACGATCTCGAACCTCCGAGCGAACCCCTGGGACTCCGTCGCGGGCGTGTTCATGATCCGGCAGGCCGGCGGGCGGGTGACGGACCTCGAGGGGAACCGCTGGCGGCACGACTCCGTCGGGCTCGTCGCCTCCAACGGCGGCCTCCACGAGGACGTGCTGGCGGCGGCGCGGGCGATCGAGGGCGAGGACTGA